The proteins below are encoded in one region of Styela clava chromosome 4, kaStyClav1.hap1.2, whole genome shotgun sequence:
- the LOC120325993 gene encoding transmembrane protein 232-like: protein MPVLKIPIVHKFGIISHSQRLALQERLLRQNYARENAAAAAAGAHIRANPLEVCEKFVQRYNASTFEGQEPLRAEAERILIHSKRRAGILTQGEGDHVDLPMAWSELAILAQCKGKLQEDCFEILCQSLNHAPVHEENIPTLFFLAESTLYWLRTDTINSTQLRTAEIRLLKMGFLVFVRLYYHHLVNNLIQLDEFKSRLSTYLEGIQDHEMLYKSYPGVWLAIRFISRVGGIITAPHTTESQTKQNEDDPNVMPTILIRPIVYQALHVWRCKDKEIGLKRAILDVLICAKDFCQEDWVDSLFALSILGDSAKANSFVCRSFQDLARGVAVPISQIATPRTTEFMMSTASPKKYTAGNATDNLEESARDVQSDSFQNIMQGMMADFDSSLGKTPRGRSTKRNTTAESNFQSEMNRSKTNTYNQSSNLPGTSRLTPTRGSGISNPNTPRSEMSESIVTGISAWGWEIAYQYSQILTDICLHGATAPIQKLAMLGKWLDADVTTFRAGVPNFCIESCGLVDLLEYRNPRIDPYDKTSSRGAGSNPADWSWKVRYGALSGLLHLTHALREDKLKEGMRSAAWSLIVSLQDSAATEDCVLEALRVGQVEYPDFTKTIRSSTSLNIWSRISHSLTDHFLLPTLPIPRSPSSLANPSSQAFHSDTRQSTRISPRTKETSPGKQAKHSVTSPRQKPPPNRTTLKDHLEIPNNTDKISTEFHKRNALNLQRVIEDQWRKQLIKEHKEDEKVRMREIKVKQKEEEIHMQEVAEKRKEKLRGKMTRELAPYELP from the coding sequence ATGCCAGTCTTGAAAATTCCAATTGTCCATAAATTTGGCATCATATCACACAGCCAACGATTGGCTTTGCAGGAACGATTATTACGACAAAACTATGCACGAGAAAATGCAGCAGCAGCTGCTGCCGGAGCTCACATTCGTGCAAACCCTTTAGAGGTTTGTGAAAAGTTTGTCCAGCGATATAATGCATCGACTTTTGAGGGCCAAGAACCACTGAGAGCAGAAGCTGAAAGGATTCTCATTCACAGTAAGAGAAGAGCAGGAATTCTAACTCAAGGAGAAGGAGATCATGTTGACTTACCAATGGCTTGGTCTGAACTTGCAATTCTAGCACAATGTAAAGGAAAATTGCAAGAAGActgttttgaaatattgtgCCAGTCACTGAACCATGCACCTGTCCATGAAGAAAATATACCAACTTTGTTTTTTCTTGCTGAAAGTACTTTATACTGGTTACGTACTGATACCATTAACAGCACTCAACTAAGAACAGCTGAAATCAGACTTTTAAAAATGggatttttagtttttgtcaGATTATATTATCATCACTTGGTTAATAATCTCATCCAATTAGATGAATTTAAATCTCGTTTATCAACCTATTTAGAAGGAATACAAGACCATGAAATGCTGTATAAATCTTACCCTGGAGTTTGGCTCGCAATCCGATTCATATCTCGAGTTGGAGGTATTATTACTGCCCCACATACAACGGAAtctcaaacaaaacaaaatgaagacGACCCTAATGTGATGCCTACGATTCTGATAAGACCGATTGTGTATCAAGCGCTTCATGTATGGCGATGCAAAGATAAAGAAATTGGTTTGAAAAGAGCTATTCTTGATGTTCTAATTTGTGCGAAAGATTTTTGTCAAGAAGATTGGGTAGACTCACTTTTTGCTTTGTCAATATTAGGGGATTCTGCAAAAGCCAATTCATTTGTTTGCAGGAGTTTTCAAGATCTGGCAAGAGGAGTCGCTGTTCCTATAAGCCAAATAGCAACACCGAGAACAACAGAATTCATGATGTCAACTGCTTCTCCAAAAAAATATACAGCTGGCAATGCAACAGATAATTTAGAGGAATCAGCACGAGATGTTCAATCCGActcttttcaaaatattatgcAGGGAATGATGGCTGATTTTGATTCATCTCTTGGCAAAACGCCTCGTGGACGTAGCACAAAAAGAAACACAACTGCCGAAAGtaattttcaatctgaaatgAATCGCTCGAAAACTAATACTTATAATCAAAGTTCTAACTTGCCAGGAACATCGCGATTGACTCCCACCCGAGGGTCAGGTATTTCAAATCCTAACACTCCCAGGAGTGAAATGAGCGAGTCAATAGTAACTGGAATATCCGCTTGGGGATGGGAAATCGCCTATCAGTATTCTCAAATTTTGACAGATATTTGTCTTCATGGGGCAACAGCTCCAATACAGAAATTAGCCATGCTCGGTAAATGGCTGGATGCTGATGTAACTACTTTTCGAGCTGGCGTTcctaatttttgtattgaaagTTGCGGACTAGTTGATCTACTTGAATATCGTAATCCTCGCATCGATCCTTATGACAAAACTTCATCTAGGGGTGCTGGCTCCAATCCAGCAGACTGGAGTTGGAAAGTACGTTACGGGGCACTTTCTGGTTTGCTGCATTTGACACATGCACTTCGAGAAGATAAACTAAAAGAAGGAATGCGCTCTGCTGCTTGGTCCTTAATCGTATCTTTACAAGATTCTGCAGCGACTGAAGATTGTGTTCTGGAAGCCTTACGTGTAGGACAAGTTGAATATCCTGATTTTACCAAAACCATAAGAAGCAGCACATCATTAAATATATGGTCTCGTATATCGCATTCACTTACAGATCATTTCCTGTTACCAACTCTTCCTATTCCAAGAAGCCCATCTTCACTGGCTAACCCTTCTTCCCAAGCTTTTCATAGCGATACTCGCCAAAGCACTCGAATCAGTCCAAGAACGAAAGAAACATCACCAGGTAAACAGGCAAAGCATTCTGTCACATCGCCAAGACAAAAGCCTCCACCAAACCGGACAACTTTGAAAGATCATCTTGAAATACCTAATAATACAGATAAAATATCAACTGAATTTCATAAAAGAAATGCCCTCAATCTTCAGCGAGTGATAGAAGATCAATGGAGAAAACAACTCATAAAAGAACATAAGGAAGACGAAAAAGTGAGAATGAGAGAAATCAAAGTTAAACAAAAAGAAGAGGAAATACACATGCAAGAGGTTGCTGAGAAAAGAAAAGAGAAACTGCGAGGGAAGATGACCAGAGAGTTAGCTCCATATGAACTCCCATGA
- the LOC120325994 gene encoding WD repeat-containing protein 43-like: protein MTHQTNCTAFQNENNLAICSLNGVLHIWDVETGTKKVEYTPASHLTSTFTCLSWKIQQRIEKRKQNEASGKKRKSKAFEVDKTEDIIALGTATGDILLYRYLTGELAGKLDGEHTGKITCICWDPYEFRLLSSSEDQHIVHWDLKSYKSICKWQADKRGVNSMCVCPNSTLLSAGKTIKLWDLKTKQLLRSFVGHASPVLDLMYVNIPAISQRQDATPLEMVEGLYFLSSAIEDRVVNIWQIQRKHRKIAVATFSLNSEPISMALKSPTSKDNPITLLVLTNEGELNIFSHTLNGQIKKPLNVQMTVKVVDPSAKQIKILSATFCDEKESETATVLIAYGTTLKVIFEKLNLDNYTTKDVCIIREDPMKVKITQPENALTTREPIRNKNEVVTLAPGIPGHAQDISAMSEQTSTIKHKRRKNNVSTSESEMTLEDRLNAIGLKKEEDGQQQQPPRADSLSVLLAQGLHSNDKEILNRVLQKTNEDLIYNTVARLPLSLIVSLIQDLTTRMKTSPAAAFKFVKWMRITLKVHSSYLMTLPDLVPLLSQLYQLMDARTETHSRFVKLEGKLELLTTQIKSKKSAENKTIDTTPMFVYEDESSDEQEDILMDDLPVDPSDSSDNDWEEMSERDEKGEMVIDEDETDSGVVNGMLDED, encoded by the exons atgacaCATCAGACAAACTGCACGgcttttcaaaatgaaaataatttggcAATTTGCTCACTCAACGGTGTATTGCATATTTGGGATGTCGAAACGggaacaaaaaaggttgaatacACTCCTGCGAGTCACTTGACGTCAACTTTTACTTGCCTGTCATGGAAAATTCAGCAGAGAATTGAAAAGAGAAAG cAAAATGAAGCTTCTGGGAAGAAAAGAAAATCTAAAGCGTTTGAGGTTGATAAGACCGAAGATATAATTGCCCTAGGAACGGCAACTGGAGATATTTTACTTTATCGATACTTAACAGGAGAACTTGCTGGGAAATTA GACGGAGAACATACAGGCAAAATCACTTGTATATGCTGGGATCCATATGAGTTTCGATTACTCTCAAGTTCAGAAGATCAACATATAGTACATTGGGATCTGAAATCTTATAAATCCATCTG tAAATGGCAAGCAGATAAGAGAGGTGTCAACAGTATGTGCGTATGTCCCAACTCAACATTACTTTCAGCTggaaaaacaatcaaattatgggatttgaaaacaaaacaattattGAGG agTTTCGTAGGTCATGCGAGTCCAGTTCTTGATTTAATGTATGTTAACATACCGGCAATATCACAAAGACAAGATGCAACTCCTCTAGAAATGGTCGAAggtttatattttttatcatctGCAATTGAAGATAGAGTTGTGAATATTTG GCAAATTCAAAGAAAACACAGAAAAATTGCTGTTGCGACATTTTCGTTAAATTCCGAACCGATATCTATGGCTTTGAAATCACCAACGAGCAAAGATAATCCGATCACTTTACTTGTTCTAACAAATGAAGgagaattaaatatattttcacacaCATTAAATGG GCAAATCAAGAAACCACTTAATGTGCAAATGACTGTCAAGGTGGTTGATCCTTCagcaaaacaaatcaaaatattatcagCAACATTTTGTGATGAAAAAGAAAGCGAGACTGCTACAGTTTTGATCGCTTATGGAACGACATTAAAAGTTATTTTCGAAAAATtg AATCTTGACAACTACACAACAAAGGATGTTTGTATAATAAGAGAAGATCCAATGAAAGTTAAAATCACACAACCTGAAAATGCTTTAACC ACGAGAGAACCGAttcgaaataaaaatgaagttgTGACGTTAGCACCAGGAATACCAGGTCACGCTCAAGATATATCTGCAATGTCTGAACAAACATCAACGATCAAACATAAACGAAGGAAGAATAATGTTTCTACCAGTGAATCAGAG ATGACACTTGAGGATAGATTGAATGCGATTGGTTTAAAGAAGGAAGAAGAtggacaacaacaacaacctcCTCGTGCTGATTCACTGTCTGTATTATTGGCTCAAGGTCTTCATAGCAATGATAAAGAAATATTAAAT AGAGTTCTACAAAAAACTAATGAAGATCTGATCTACAACACAGTAGCTAGACTTCCTCTCTCTCTCATTGTTTCACTGATACAAGATCTCACTACGAGGATGAAAACTTCTCCTGCTGC AGCATTTAAATTTGTGAAATGGAtgagaataacattaaaagttcATTCTTCGTATCTTATGACg TTGCCAGATCTTGTTCCGTTACTAAGTCAGTTGTATCAATTGATGGATGCAAGAACAGAAACTCACAGCAGATTTGTTAAATTAGAAGGAAAACTAGAACTTCTCACAACTCAAATCAAATCGAAGAAATCagcagaaaataaaacaattgacaCAACACCAATGTTTGTCTATGAAGAtg AATCTTCAGATGAGCAAGAAGATATATTAATGGATGATTTGCCCGTTGATCCATCTGATTCCTCCGAT AATGACTGGGAAGAGATGTCAGAAAGAGATGAGAAAGGAGAAATGGTCATTGATGAAGATGAAACTGACAGCGGAGTTGTTAATGGAATGTTGGATGAAGACTAA
- the LOC120326997 gene encoding clathrin heavy chain linker domain-containing protein 1-like isoform X2, whose translation MDAGERLLYTDRSLHGNKPPLPPIVCERDKIALKEVQNYIKTELQKVGCTTPGPDDRRYWIYSTAFSKLISKVTVYKDILSDIKREYEDCIAALKTGQREAKFLQVKIKTLSSLPTTVNGYQRRQKELENRLSILNSENQRLENTLNELLKIGEEDNSSTGDVDNINVEDSVAMTTKTEKFEKRPIPGLPVIDWTNEKTLKSAVENLNSVIEELGKQKKTLYVPKEKRDEMLQEFKEKMKEKEQLAIDCAKLKKRHKLLKMANEAAREYKELALHRKGLSDYILKKVTNYSMKRESSLLIDSPHAGFEDDDPSREKEAEMILEYIEKFNELFYDGEYANAATHAAISPRGVLRAMETFLRFKEVSINYVGTPTPLFMFAEAFMYSSSAQNHFADEEMSYECVNCALNENRPDMVLHWVTQGCIKSCKAVADRLCEYAESCTQNKDSCLAAAQKMYSETSGCKILAASLLYKIGQVAGMLDYTHVEKFTRETYFELLKQCMDENLVWILSRTTPDEYSASDDSASGQSERYISYQSPLPIPLSHSLIHLIQVGDDGKILAVQLLDQIYNGQKVEKVGDSDDSPLTASDLSKVIYEDGQDAYDNNDLVKRRWKAIAKECENQDKFELAMDIHAAIVVRNTISKALSVIAEDEKEQFDYYT comes from the exons ATGGATGCTGGGGAAAGATTGCTTTACACTGATCGAAGTTTGCATGGAAATAAGCCACCACTGCCACCAATAGTGTGCGAAAGAGACAAGATAGCATTGAAAGAAGTTCAAAATTACATTAAAACTGAGTTACAAAAAGTTGGGTGTACAACTCCAGGACCAGATGATCGTAGATATTGGATATACAG CACAGCATTCAGCAAGTTGATTAGCAAAGTGACAGTATATAAGGATATATTATCAGACATTAAACGAGAATATGAAGACTGCATTGCCGCATTGAAAACAGGTCAACGTGAAGCAAAGTTTCTacaagtcaaaataaaaactttgtcCAGTCTTCCTACAACTGTTAACGGTTATCAAAGACGACAAAAAGAACTGGAAAACAG GCTTTCTATCTTAAACTCGGAGAACCAGAGACTTGAAAATACTCTCAATGAGTTGTTAAAAATTGGTGAGGAGGATAACAGTAGCACTGGTGATGTGGACAATATTAATGTTGAAGACTCAGTTGCCATGACAACGAAAACTGAAAAATTCGAGAAGCGACCGATTCCTG gaTTACCAGTTATTGACTGGACAAATGAAAAAACTTTGAAGTCGGCAGTTGAGAATTTAAATTCTGTTATTGAAGAACTTGGGAAACAAAAGAAAACCTTGTACGTTCCTAAAGAGAAAAGGGATGAAATGTTACAGGAATTTAAAgagaaaatgaaagaaaaagaaCAACTTGCTATAGATTGCGCGAAATTGAAAAAGCGTCATAAACTTTTGAAAATGGCTAATGAAGCTGCCCGTGAATATAAGGAACTTGCCCTTCACCGAAAAG GTCTTTCAGATTACATTCTGAAGAAAGTGACAAATTATTCGATGAAGAGAGAATCTTCTTTACTGATAGATAGTCCTCAT GCTGGATTTGAAGACGATGATCCGTCGAGAGAAAAAGAAGCTGAAATGATTCTTGAATATATTGAGAAATTTAATGAATTGTTCTACGATGGTGAATATGCAAATGCTGCAACCCACGCAGCGATCAGTCCAAGAGGAGTTCTTCGAGCTATGGAAACATTTTTGAG ATTCAAAGAAGTCAGTATCAATTATGTTGGAACTCCAACCCCATTGTTCATGTTCGCGGAAGCATTCATGTATTCATCTTCTGCCCAAAATCATTTTGCTGATGAAGAAATGTCATATGAATGTGTCAA TTGTGCACTGAATGAAAATCGACCAGATATGGTATTACACTGGGTAACACAAGGATGTATTAAATCATGTAAAGCAGTTGCTGACAGACTGTGTGAATACGCAGAATCTTGTACGCAAAATAAAGATAGTTGTTTAGCTGCAGCTCAGAAAATGTATTCTGAAACATCTGGATGCAAAATATTGGCTGCGTCTTTGTTGTACAAGATTGGACAAGTTGCTGGAATGTTGGACTATACCCATGTTGAGAAGTTTACAAGAG agacatattttgaattattaaaacAATGCATGGATGAAAATCTTGTTTGGATTCTGAGTCGCACAACTCCAGATGAATATAGTGCGAGTGATGATTCTGCCAGTGGTCAAAGTGAACGTTACATCAGTTATCAATCTCCACTACCTATACCACTCAGTCATTCCTTAATACATTTGATTCAAGTGGGAGATGATGGAAAGATATTGGCG gTTCAACTTCTCGATCAAATCTACAACGGTCAAAAAGTAGAAAAAGTCGGTGATTCTGATGACAGCCCTCTCACTGCTTCTGATTTATCAAAAGTGATTTATGAGGATGGTCAAGATGCCTATGATAACAACGACCTTGTTAAAAGACGATGGAAAGCTATTGCAAAAGAATGTGAGAATCAGGACAAATTCGAACTTGCAATGGATATTCATGCAGCCATTGTGGTTCGAAACACAATATCAAAAGCACTCAGCGTAATTGCTGAAGATGAAAAGGAACAGTTTGATTATTATACataa
- the LOC120326997 gene encoding clathrin heavy chain linker domain-containing protein 1-like isoform X1 — MDAGERLLYTDRSLHGNKPPLPPIVCERDKIALKEVQNYIKTELQKVGCTTPGPDDRRYWIYSTAFSKLISKVTVYKDILSDIKREYEDCIAALKTGQREAKFLQVKIKTLSSLPTTVNGYQRRQKELENRLSILNSENQRLENTLNELLKIGEEDNSSTGDVDNINVEDSVAMTTKTEKFEKRPIPGLPVIDWTNEKTLKSAVENLNSVIEELGKQKKTLYVPKEKRDEMLQEFKEKMKEKEQLAIDCAKLKKRHKLLKMANEAAREYKELALHRKGGSLSDYILKKVTNYSMKRESSLLIDSPHAGFEDDDPSREKEAEMILEYIEKFNELFYDGEYANAATHAAISPRGVLRAMETFLRFKEVSINYVGTPTPLFMFAEAFMYSSSAQNHFADEEMSYECVNCALNENRPDMVLHWVTQGCIKSCKAVADRLCEYAESCTQNKDSCLAAAQKMYSETSGCKILAASLLYKIGQVAGMLDYTHVEKFTRETYFELLKQCMDENLVWILSRTTPDEYSASDDSASGQSERYISYQSPLPIPLSHSLIHLIQVGDDGKILAVQLLDQIYNGQKVEKVGDSDDSPLTASDLSKVIYEDGQDAYDNNDLVKRRWKAIAKECENQDKFELAMDIHAAIVVRNTISKALSVIAEDEKEQFDYYT, encoded by the exons ATGGATGCTGGGGAAAGATTGCTTTACACTGATCGAAGTTTGCATGGAAATAAGCCACCACTGCCACCAATAGTGTGCGAAAGAGACAAGATAGCATTGAAAGAAGTTCAAAATTACATTAAAACTGAGTTACAAAAAGTTGGGTGTACAACTCCAGGACCAGATGATCGTAGATATTGGATATACAG CACAGCATTCAGCAAGTTGATTAGCAAAGTGACAGTATATAAGGATATATTATCAGACATTAAACGAGAATATGAAGACTGCATTGCCGCATTGAAAACAGGTCAACGTGAAGCAAAGTTTCTacaagtcaaaataaaaactttgtcCAGTCTTCCTACAACTGTTAACGGTTATCAAAGACGACAAAAAGAACTGGAAAACAG GCTTTCTATCTTAAACTCGGAGAACCAGAGACTTGAAAATACTCTCAATGAGTTGTTAAAAATTGGTGAGGAGGATAACAGTAGCACTGGTGATGTGGACAATATTAATGTTGAAGACTCAGTTGCCATGACAACGAAAACTGAAAAATTCGAGAAGCGACCGATTCCTG gaTTACCAGTTATTGACTGGACAAATGAAAAAACTTTGAAGTCGGCAGTTGAGAATTTAAATTCTGTTATTGAAGAACTTGGGAAACAAAAGAAAACCTTGTACGTTCCTAAAGAGAAAAGGGATGAAATGTTACAGGAATTTAAAgagaaaatgaaagaaaaagaaCAACTTGCTATAGATTGCGCGAAATTGAAAAAGCGTCATAAACTTTTGAAAATGGCTAATGAAGCTGCCCGTGAATATAAGGAACTTGCCCTTCACCGAAAAGGTGGAA GTCTTTCAGATTACATTCTGAAGAAAGTGACAAATTATTCGATGAAGAGAGAATCTTCTTTACTGATAGATAGTCCTCAT GCTGGATTTGAAGACGATGATCCGTCGAGAGAAAAAGAAGCTGAAATGATTCTTGAATATATTGAGAAATTTAATGAATTGTTCTACGATGGTGAATATGCAAATGCTGCAACCCACGCAGCGATCAGTCCAAGAGGAGTTCTTCGAGCTATGGAAACATTTTTGAG ATTCAAAGAAGTCAGTATCAATTATGTTGGAACTCCAACCCCATTGTTCATGTTCGCGGAAGCATTCATGTATTCATCTTCTGCCCAAAATCATTTTGCTGATGAAGAAATGTCATATGAATGTGTCAA TTGTGCACTGAATGAAAATCGACCAGATATGGTATTACACTGGGTAACACAAGGATGTATTAAATCATGTAAAGCAGTTGCTGACAGACTGTGTGAATACGCAGAATCTTGTACGCAAAATAAAGATAGTTGTTTAGCTGCAGCTCAGAAAATGTATTCTGAAACATCTGGATGCAAAATATTGGCTGCGTCTTTGTTGTACAAGATTGGACAAGTTGCTGGAATGTTGGACTATACCCATGTTGAGAAGTTTACAAGAG agacatattttgaattattaaaacAATGCATGGATGAAAATCTTGTTTGGATTCTGAGTCGCACAACTCCAGATGAATATAGTGCGAGTGATGATTCTGCCAGTGGTCAAAGTGAACGTTACATCAGTTATCAATCTCCACTACCTATACCACTCAGTCATTCCTTAATACATTTGATTCAAGTGGGAGATGATGGAAAGATATTGGCG gTTCAACTTCTCGATCAAATCTACAACGGTCAAAAAGTAGAAAAAGTCGGTGATTCTGATGACAGCCCTCTCACTGCTTCTGATTTATCAAAAGTGATTTATGAGGATGGTCAAGATGCCTATGATAACAACGACCTTGTTAAAAGACGATGGAAAGCTATTGCAAAAGAATGTGAGAATCAGGACAAATTCGAACTTGCAATGGATATTCATGCAGCCATTGTGGTTCGAAACACAATATCAAAAGCACTCAGCGTAATTGCTGAAGATGAAAAGGAACAGTTTGATTATTATACataa